From the Anser cygnoides isolate HZ-2024a breed goose chromosome 24, Taihu_goose_T2T_genome, whole genome shotgun sequence genome, one window contains:
- the LOC125183890 gene encoding claudin-19-like, with protein MGTLSLASGLVVAPMGWVLLLAATATPRWRELPQRPGYPRDVSFSDGLWESCVEVLAQPGPACRSFPEDAARFWPVLVLRAATVGSLLLGAVAYALAMLGARWWAPPPRRNLVASAGLLLMLAGAVYLGAASYVAHRVLQDLASPQTPPADRFHLGTCLYLGWGGGGAEVLAGLCLATNFCRKSGFVAGPDAAPYEVDY; from the coding sequence ATGGGGACCCTCTCGCTGGCGTCAGGCCTGGTGGTGGCCCCCatgggctgggtgctgctgctggccgccACGGCCACCCCTCGCTGGCGGGAGCTGCCCCAGCGGCCTGGGTACCCCCGCGACGTCTCCTTCAGCGACGGCCTCTGGGAGAGCTGCGTGGAGGTGCTGGCCCAGCCGGGCCCAGCCTGCCGCTCGTTCCCGGAGGACGCAGCCCGGTTCTGGCCCGTGCTGGTGCTGAGAGCTGCCACCGTGGgctcgctgctgctgggggccgtGGCGTACGCCCTGGCCATGCTGGGGGCGCGGTGGTGGGCTCCCCCGCCGCGGCGCAACCTGGTGGCCTCTGCCGGGCTCCTGCTGATGCTGGCGGGCGCCGTGTACCTGGGCGCCGCTTCCTACGTGGCTCACCGGGTGCTGCAGGACTTGGCCAGCCCGCAGACCCCCCCGGCGGACCGCTTCCACCTGGGGACGTGTCTCTACCTGGGCTGGGGCGGCGGAGGGGCGGAGGTGCTGGCCGGCCTCTGCTTGGCCACCAATTTCTGCAGGAAGAGCGGGTTCGTCGCCGGGCCGGATGCTGCCCCTTACGAGGTGGATTACTGA